A single Perca flavescens isolate YP-PL-M2 chromosome 2, PFLA_1.0, whole genome shotgun sequence DNA region contains:
- the LOC114571032 gene encoding ubinuclein-1 isoform X1: MAESRRVQLTRLPCDVVPSSSDQPPASVQKSPSGVLQGKENGPDRPADTDTVRLMVTLFEPDEGSFPEFSYSQLVDNKINHTKDEVPLNRFEEDEKRANDEVAALSRKLEEKYGGKPKKKKDRIQDLIDIGYGYDEEDSFIDNSEAYDEFVPASITTKFGGFYVNSGVLHFRQASETDDLTTEEKTLEPLKKRKVNGRQDKAKKKRCREGGEMISNVDSKSSPLSEIGLGGEMKKKKKKNAVGTLSVTSMLKKFQREKEKERQKMEKRNRMPAAIMGEVTIPLCPADAGGGGGSGLTDPLVSLIGSTNDHALIQAANTVDFDIDLDSLLDVSEETFSPKTVPQPGTEMQLFRPKTDDLTPSDAAPQVQPLNTKTNLQPEPHSEQMQLLSQTSSTSPHQCVPLPEGLPPQLEDSIRKLTVVAKNSEGESKLKFFTPEINSILLDIELQCREQGGQLRSKVYTHLSSFLPCSRDTLLKRVKKLLLAHITEEPRDVEVSMQKLKEAIGRAMPEQIACFNENCQVYEQLKKAAEEEKEGKQKVNVGVEDHVEEKGGRRGGPKKLFKWNEEMRESLCQVLRVKMERYKKERKGSQEMEEYLKTLLENEVKPLWPKGWMQSRLLIRESRKMLSLFASLPVKRARPEKKWPSISGPATTSDGCSVLQGSSPLAGLPQDADDVFESSNISNSLPLEKQEAAALRKMEGETGRVAVDAGSSTPTAADTLRVSAASAPTRSLLDLLAEQALAREQHLPVPQELLALAVAKYKRSVQRCSFGVDTRSPPVAPPPPQSSPVGFPLSGVCNVALPQLLPVGDFARLRDADHVQIISDDEDVIMQ; this comes from the exons ATGGCTGAATCTCGGAGAGTTCAGTTGACCAGGTTGCCCTGTGATGTAGTGCCTTCATCCTCTGACCAGCCGCCGGCCTCGGTCCAAAAGTCTCCGTCAGGTGTTCTGCAGGGGAAAGAAAACGGTCCAGACCGGCCCgctgacacagacacagtccGACTGATGGTCACGTTATTTGAGCCTGATGAGGGGAGCTTTCCGGAGTTCAGCTACAGTCAGCTCGTTGACAACAAG ATTAACCACACAAAAGATGAAGTCCCACTGAACAGATTTGAAGAGGATGAAAAGAGAGCGAACGATGAGGTTGCTGCTCTTTCAAGGAAGTTGGAGGAAAAATAT GGTGGCAAACCTAAGAAGAAGAAGGACCGTATTCAGGATTTGATTGATATCGGATACGGTTATGATGAAGAGGATTCTTTCATTGACAACTCTGAGGCT TATGATGAATTTGTGCCGGCCTCCATCACCACCAAATTTGGTGGATTCTATGTAAATTCGGGTGTGCTGCATTTCCGCCAGGCTTCTGAGACCGATGACCTCACGACCGAAGAGAAAACACTTGAGCCCTTAAAA AAACGTAAAGTCAATGGCAGACAGGATAAGGCAAAGAAGAAGCGCTGCAGAGAAGGTGGAGAGATGATAAGCAATGTGGATTCTAAGTCAAG CCCTTTGTCTGAAATTGGGCTGGGTGGcgagatgaagaagaaaaagaagaaaaatgctgTTGGCACATTAAGCGTCAccagcatgttgaaaaagtttcaaagagagaaggagaaggaacGACAGAAGATGGAGAAAAGAAATCGGATGCCGGCTGCAATCATGGGTGAGGTCACGATCCCTCTGTGCCCGGCAGATGCAGGCGGGGGCGGAGGTTCGGGATTGACAGACCCTCTTGTCAGTCTAATCGGTTCAACCAATGACCACGCTCTCATCCAAGCAGCCAACACAGTGGATTTTGATATTGACTTAGACTCTTTATTAGATGTCAGTGAAGAGACTTTTTCCCCAAAGACGGTTCCTCAACCAGGAACAGAGATGCAGCTTTTCAGACCCAAAACCGATGATCTGACCCCGTCTGATGCTGCTCCACAAGTCCAACCACTAAATACAAAGACTAACTTGCAGCCGGAGCCTCATTCAGAGCAAATGCAGCTCCTGTCACAAACCAGTTCTACCTCCCCTCATCAGTGTGTCCCGCTGCCAGAGGGGCTTCCCCCACAACTGGAAGACAGCATTCGAAAACTCACGGTG GTTGCCAAGAACTCAGAGGGAGAGTCAAAACTCAAGTTCTTCACCCCAGAAATCAACTCAATCCTGCTTGA TATTGAGTTGCAGTGTCGGGAACAGGGTGGCCAATTGCGCTCAAAGGTGTACACACACCTGTCATCGTTCCTTCCCTGCAGCAGAGACACACTCCTCAAACGTGTGAAGAAACTGTTACTCGCACACATCACG GAGGAACCCCGTGATGTGGAGGTTTCCATGCAGAAACTTAAGGAGGCCATCGGCAGAGCTATGCCCGAGCAGATTGCATGTTTCAATGAAAACTGCCAAGTATATGAGCAACTCAAGAA ggctgcagaggaggagaaagaaggcAAACAGAAGGTGAATGTTGGTGTAGAGGACCATGTGGAGGAGAAAGGTGGGAGAAGAGGAGGTCCTAAGAAGTTGTTCAAATGGAATGAAGAGATGAG GGAGAGCTTGTGCCAAGTGTTAAGGGTGAAAATGGAGAGAtataaaaaggaaaggaaaggtaGCCAGGAGATGGAGGAGTATCTGAAGACCTTGTTAGAAAATGAAGTCAAACCACTTTGGCCAAAAGGGTGGATGCAATCTAG gTTGCTGATAAGGGAGAGCAGGAAAATGTTGAGCCTCTTTGCGTCATTACC AGTAAAGAGGGCCCGGCCTGAGAAGAAGTGGCCATCTATCAGTGGTCCTGCCACTACATCAGATGGCTGCAGCGTTCTTCAGGGGTCTTCACCACTGGCTGGACTCCCCCAAGACGCAGATGATGTCTTCGAGAGCTCAAATATCTCCAATTCTCTGCCGCTTGAGAAGCAGGAAGCTGCTGCCCTGAGAAAGATGGAGGGTGAAACGGGAAGGGTGGCAGTGGATGCTGGTTCCTCTACACCCACAGCGGCAGACACACTTCGGGTCAGCGCCGCATCTGCTCCGACTCGTTCACTTCTGGATCTCCTCGCCGAACAAGCGCTGGCTCGGGAGCAACATCTCCCAGTTCCCCAGGAGCTCTTGGCATTAGCTGTGGCCAAATACAAACGTTCAGTTCAGCGCTGCAGCTTTGGGGTGGACACCAGAAGTCCTCCTGTTGCTCCTCCGCCTCCTCAGTCCAGCCCTGTAGGTTTCCCACTGAGCGGAGTGTGTAATGTTGCTTTGCCCCAGCTGCTGCCAGTTGGGGATTTTGCCAGGCTCAGGGATGCTGACCATGTGCAGATAATCTCTGATGACGAAGACGTTATTATGCAATGA
- the LOC114571032 gene encoding ubinuclein-1 isoform X2: MAESRRVQLTRLPCDVVPSSSDQPPASVQKSPSGVLQGKENGPDRPADTDTVRLMVTLFEPDEGSFPEFSYSQLVDNKINHTKDEVPLNRFEEDEKRANDEVAALSRKLEEKYGGKPKKKKDRIQDLIDIGYGYDEEDSFIDNSEAASETDDLTTEEKTLEPLKKRKVNGRQDKAKKKRCREGGEMISNVDSKSSPLSEIGLGGEMKKKKKKNAVGTLSVTSMLKKFQREKEKERQKMEKRNRMPAAIMGEVTIPLCPADAGGGGGSGLTDPLVSLIGSTNDHALIQAANTVDFDIDLDSLLDVSEETFSPKTVPQPGTEMQLFRPKTDDLTPSDAAPQVQPLNTKTNLQPEPHSEQMQLLSQTSSTSPHQCVPLPEGLPPQLEDSIRKLTVVAKNSEGESKLKFFTPEINSILLDIELQCREQGGQLRSKVYTHLSSFLPCSRDTLLKRVKKLLLAHITEEPRDVEVSMQKLKEAIGRAMPEQIACFNENCQVYEQLKKAAEEEKEGKQKVNVGVEDHVEEKGGRRGGPKKLFKWNEEMRESLCQVLRVKMERYKKERKGSQEMEEYLKTLLENEVKPLWPKGWMQSRLLIRESRKMLSLFASLPVKRARPEKKWPSISGPATTSDGCSVLQGSSPLAGLPQDADDVFESSNISNSLPLEKQEAAALRKMEGETGRVAVDAGSSTPTAADTLRVSAASAPTRSLLDLLAEQALAREQHLPVPQELLALAVAKYKRSVQRCSFGVDTRSPPVAPPPPQSSPVGFPLSGVCNVALPQLLPVGDFARLRDADHVQIISDDEDVIMQ, translated from the exons ATGGCTGAATCTCGGAGAGTTCAGTTGACCAGGTTGCCCTGTGATGTAGTGCCTTCATCCTCTGACCAGCCGCCGGCCTCGGTCCAAAAGTCTCCGTCAGGTGTTCTGCAGGGGAAAGAAAACGGTCCAGACCGGCCCgctgacacagacacagtccGACTGATGGTCACGTTATTTGAGCCTGATGAGGGGAGCTTTCCGGAGTTCAGCTACAGTCAGCTCGTTGACAACAAG ATTAACCACACAAAAGATGAAGTCCCACTGAACAGATTTGAAGAGGATGAAAAGAGAGCGAACGATGAGGTTGCTGCTCTTTCAAGGAAGTTGGAGGAAAAATAT GGTGGCAAACCTAAGAAGAAGAAGGACCGTATTCAGGATTTGATTGATATCGGATACGGTTATGATGAAGAGGATTCTTTCATTGACAACTCTGAGGCT GCTTCTGAGACCGATGACCTCACGACCGAAGAGAAAACACTTGAGCCCTTAAAA AAACGTAAAGTCAATGGCAGACAGGATAAGGCAAAGAAGAAGCGCTGCAGAGAAGGTGGAGAGATGATAAGCAATGTGGATTCTAAGTCAAG CCCTTTGTCTGAAATTGGGCTGGGTGGcgagatgaagaagaaaaagaagaaaaatgctgTTGGCACATTAAGCGTCAccagcatgttgaaaaagtttcaaagagagaaggagaaggaacGACAGAAGATGGAGAAAAGAAATCGGATGCCGGCTGCAATCATGGGTGAGGTCACGATCCCTCTGTGCCCGGCAGATGCAGGCGGGGGCGGAGGTTCGGGATTGACAGACCCTCTTGTCAGTCTAATCGGTTCAACCAATGACCACGCTCTCATCCAAGCAGCCAACACAGTGGATTTTGATATTGACTTAGACTCTTTATTAGATGTCAGTGAAGAGACTTTTTCCCCAAAGACGGTTCCTCAACCAGGAACAGAGATGCAGCTTTTCAGACCCAAAACCGATGATCTGACCCCGTCTGATGCTGCTCCACAAGTCCAACCACTAAATACAAAGACTAACTTGCAGCCGGAGCCTCATTCAGAGCAAATGCAGCTCCTGTCACAAACCAGTTCTACCTCCCCTCATCAGTGTGTCCCGCTGCCAGAGGGGCTTCCCCCACAACTGGAAGACAGCATTCGAAAACTCACGGTG GTTGCCAAGAACTCAGAGGGAGAGTCAAAACTCAAGTTCTTCACCCCAGAAATCAACTCAATCCTGCTTGA TATTGAGTTGCAGTGTCGGGAACAGGGTGGCCAATTGCGCTCAAAGGTGTACACACACCTGTCATCGTTCCTTCCCTGCAGCAGAGACACACTCCTCAAACGTGTGAAGAAACTGTTACTCGCACACATCACG GAGGAACCCCGTGATGTGGAGGTTTCCATGCAGAAACTTAAGGAGGCCATCGGCAGAGCTATGCCCGAGCAGATTGCATGTTTCAATGAAAACTGCCAAGTATATGAGCAACTCAAGAA ggctgcagaggaggagaaagaaggcAAACAGAAGGTGAATGTTGGTGTAGAGGACCATGTGGAGGAGAAAGGTGGGAGAAGAGGAGGTCCTAAGAAGTTGTTCAAATGGAATGAAGAGATGAG GGAGAGCTTGTGCCAAGTGTTAAGGGTGAAAATGGAGAGAtataaaaaggaaaggaaaggtaGCCAGGAGATGGAGGAGTATCTGAAGACCTTGTTAGAAAATGAAGTCAAACCACTTTGGCCAAAAGGGTGGATGCAATCTAG gTTGCTGATAAGGGAGAGCAGGAAAATGTTGAGCCTCTTTGCGTCATTACC AGTAAAGAGGGCCCGGCCTGAGAAGAAGTGGCCATCTATCAGTGGTCCTGCCACTACATCAGATGGCTGCAGCGTTCTTCAGGGGTCTTCACCACTGGCTGGACTCCCCCAAGACGCAGATGATGTCTTCGAGAGCTCAAATATCTCCAATTCTCTGCCGCTTGAGAAGCAGGAAGCTGCTGCCCTGAGAAAGATGGAGGGTGAAACGGGAAGGGTGGCAGTGGATGCTGGTTCCTCTACACCCACAGCGGCAGACACACTTCGGGTCAGCGCCGCATCTGCTCCGACTCGTTCACTTCTGGATCTCCTCGCCGAACAAGCGCTGGCTCGGGAGCAACATCTCCCAGTTCCCCAGGAGCTCTTGGCATTAGCTGTGGCCAAATACAAACGTTCAGTTCAGCGCTGCAGCTTTGGGGTGGACACCAGAAGTCCTCCTGTTGCTCCTCCGCCTCCTCAGTCCAGCCCTGTAGGTTTCCCACTGAGCGGAGTGTGTAATGTTGCTTTGCCCCAGCTGCTGCCAGTTGGGGATTTTGCCAGGCTCAGGGATGCTGACCATGTGCAGATAATCTCTGATGACGAAGACGTTATTATGCAATGA